The Denitrificimonas caeni genome has a segment encoding these proteins:
- the cgtA gene encoding Obg family GTPase CgtA — protein sequence MKFVDEASIVVKAGDGGNGCMSFRREKFIEFGGPNGGDGGDGGSIYMEADVNLNTLIDYRYTRRYNAQRGENGRGADCTGAKGEDLILKVPVGTTIIDADTQEIIGDLTEEGQRLLVVEGGWHGLGNSRFKSSTNRAPRQTSDGKPGELRNLKLEMKVLADVGLLGLPNAGKSSFIRSVSAAKPKVADYPFTTLIPNLGVVSIGRYKSFVIADIPGLIEGAAEGAGLGIRFLKHLTRTRLLLHIVDLAPIDDSDPAQAAQIIVDEIEQFSPSLIERDRWLVLNKVDQLLDCEREERKQAVIEQLGWTGPVFMISALDGEGTKELAQAMMRYLDERDLRISEDKEYAEYLTDLDQRIEDEGRARLQELDDKRALRRAGVKAIEDVEDDFDEDDEDDEGGAEIIYVH from the coding sequence ATGAAATTCGTCGATGAAGCATCGATCGTGGTAAAAGCTGGCGATGGCGGCAATGGCTGCATGAGTTTTCGCCGAGAAAAGTTTATTGAATTTGGTGGTCCAAACGGCGGTGATGGCGGTGATGGAGGCTCTATTTATATGGAAGCTGATGTTAACCTCAACACCTTGATCGACTACCGTTACACGCGTCGCTATAACGCGCAGCGCGGCGAGAATGGTCGTGGCGCGGACTGTACCGGCGCTAAAGGTGAAGACCTTATTTTAAAAGTGCCGGTCGGGACCACCATTATTGATGCCGACACCCAAGAAATTATTGGCGACTTGACTGAAGAAGGTCAGCGTCTTTTGGTGGTTGAGGGTGGTTGGCATGGTTTAGGTAATAGTCGTTTTAAATCCAGTACCAACCGTGCGCCACGCCAGACCAGTGATGGTAAGCCCGGTGAGCTGCGCAATCTAAAGCTGGAAATGAAAGTGCTGGCTGATGTGGGGCTGTTAGGTTTGCCCAATGCCGGTAAAAGCAGTTTTATTCGTTCGGTGTCAGCGGCTAAACCTAAAGTGGCGGATTACCCCTTTACCACTTTGATTCCCAATTTGGGCGTGGTCAGTATCGGGCGCTATAAAAGCTTTGTGATTGCTGATATTCCTGGCTTGATTGAAGGTGCTGCAGAAGGAGCAGGGTTGGGGATTCGTTTCCTTAAACACTTAACCCGAACCCGTCTGTTATTGCACATTGTTGATCTGGCACCAATTGACGACAGTGATCCTGCGCAAGCCGCGCAAATTATTGTCGATGAGATTGAGCAGTTTAGTCCGTCATTAATTGAGCGTGATCGCTGGTTGGTGCTGAACAAAGTGGATCAGCTGCTCGATTGTGAGCGTGAAGAGCGCAAGCAAGCAGTGATTGAGCAATTGGGTTGGACCGGCCCAGTGTTTATGATTTCTGCGCTGGATGGCGAGGGCACCAAGGAGTTGGCGCAAGCGATGATGCGCTACTTGGATGAGCGTGACCTGCGCATCAGCGAAGACAAAGAGTATGCCGAGTATCTGACTGACTTGGATCAACGCATTGAAGATGAAGGCCGTGCGCGTCTGCAAGAGCTGGACGATAAGCGCGCCTTACGCCGTGCTGGGGTCAAAGCCATTGAAGATGTTGAAGACGACTTTGATGAAGATGACGAAGACGATGAGGGCGGTGCTGAAATCATTTATGTCCATTGA
- the rpmA gene encoding 50S ribosomal protein L27, which yields MATKKAGGSTRNGRDSEAKRLGVKMYGGQTVKSGNIIVRQRGTEFHPGAGVGMGKDHTLFAKEPGVLKFEVKGAFGRRYVSVVSA from the coding sequence ATGGCAACGAAAAAAGCTGGCGGTAGTACCCGCAACGGTCGCGACTCGGAAGCTAAACGCTTAGGCGTTAAGATGTACGGCGGCCAAACTGTAAAATCTGGAAACATTATCGTGCGTCAGCGCGGCACTGAGTTCCACCCAGGTGCCGGTGTAGGCATGGGCAAAGACCACACCCTGTTCGCTAAAGAGCCAGGTGTGTTGAAGTTTGAAGTTAAAGGTGCTTTTGGACGTCGCTACGTAAGCGTAGTTTCAGCCTAA
- the rplU gene encoding 50S ribosomal protein L21: protein MYAVIVTGGKQYKVAEGEYLKIEKLDVAIGEAVTFDRVLLIGNGEDVKIGAPVVEGAKVTAEVTEQGRHDKVTIIKFRRRKHSMTRQGHRQWFTEVKITGIQA, encoded by the coding sequence ATGTACGCAGTAATCGTAACTGGTGGTAAGCAATACAAAGTCGCTGAAGGCGAATATTTGAAGATTGAAAAACTGGACGTGGCAATCGGCGAAGCCGTAACATTTGACCGCGTTCTGTTAATTGGCAACGGCGAAGATGTAAAAATCGGCGCGCCAGTTGTTGAAGGTGCTAAAGTGACAGCTGAAGTGACCGAGCAAGGTCGTCACGATAAAGTGACAATTATTAAATTCCGTCGCCGTAAGCACAGCATGACGCGTCAGGGCCACCGTCAGTGGTTTACTGAAGTTAAAATCACCGGTATTCAGGCTTAA
- a CDS encoding polyprenyl synthetase family protein — MQPQAFYQIVAEDFAAVDSIIKQQLSSRIPLVEKIGDYIISAGGKRLRPLLVLLAGNALGKKDEDLRLLAALIEFLHTSTLLHDDVVDKSDLRRGRSTANAKWGNAPSVLVGDFLYARSFEMMVRLGSLPVMDIISQATRVIAEGEVLQLTKVRDASTSEATYMEVIRGKTAMLFEASTHSAAVLAGASAQHAEALRIYGDNLGIAFQLVDDLLDYRGDAETLGKNVGDDLAEGKPTLPLIVTMRDGTAEQAALVRQAIQKGGIEDLAEISAAVEASGALDYTANLAKDYAQRAINCLNVLPASGYRDALVELAEFAVARTL; from the coding sequence ATGCAACCACAGGCTTTTTACCAAATCGTCGCTGAAGATTTTGCTGCAGTAGACAGCATCATTAAACAACAGCTTTCCTCACGAATCCCTTTGGTAGAAAAAATCGGTGATTATATTATCTCCGCAGGCGGTAAACGCTTGCGCCCTTTGCTGGTGTTATTAGCCGGTAATGCCTTGGGTAAAAAAGATGAAGATTTACGCCTTCTGGCTGCCCTGATTGAATTTCTGCATACTTCCACGCTATTGCATGACGATGTAGTTGATAAATCGGACTTACGCCGCGGCCGCTCAACCGCAAATGCCAAGTGGGGCAACGCGCCCAGCGTGTTAGTTGGCGATTTTTTATATGCTCGCTCCTTTGAAATGATGGTGCGCCTAGGCTCTCTACCGGTAATGGATATTATTTCCCAAGCCACTCGCGTCATTGCTGAAGGCGAAGTACTGCAATTAACTAAAGTCCGCGACGCCAGCACCAGCGAAGCCACCTATATGGAAGTGATTCGCGGCAAAACCGCCATGCTCTTTGAAGCCTCCACCCACAGCGCTGCTGTACTAGCCGGCGCTTCAGCGCAACATGCTGAAGCCTTGCGTATTTATGGCGACAATTTGGGCATTGCCTTCCAGCTGGTGGATGACCTATTGGATTACCGCGGCGATGCGGAAACCTTAGGCAAAAACGTCGGTGATGACTTGGCTGAAGGCAAACCAACCCTGCCCTTGATTGTCACTATGCGTGACGGCACTGCAGAACAAGCCGCATTGGTGCGCCAAGCCATTCAAAAAGGTGGTATCGAGGATTTAGCAGAAATCAGTGCCGCAGTGGAAGCTTCCGGCGCTTTGGATTACACAGCAAATTTAGCCAAAGACTACGCCCAGCGCGCCATTAACTGTCTTAATGTTCTGCCCGCCTCTGGTTATCGCGACGCGCTAGTTGAGCTTGCTGAGTTTGCCGTAGCCCGCACCCTTTAA
- the mscL gene encoding large-conductance mechanosensitive channel protein MscL: MSILKEFKTFAVKGNVVDMAVGIIIGAAFGKVVSSFVGDVLTPALGMLIGGVDFTDLVITLKAAQGDIPAVVIAYGQFIQTIIDFIIIAFAIFMGIKAVNRLKREDNVTEEAPAEPPAPSNEEVLLSEIRDLLKQQNKN; the protein is encoded by the coding sequence ATGAGTATTCTTAAAGAATTTAAAACTTTCGCCGTCAAAGGCAATGTTGTTGATATGGCTGTGGGTATTATTATTGGCGCCGCCTTCGGTAAAGTCGTTAGCTCATTTGTTGGCGATGTACTTACTCCCGCACTGGGTATGTTGATTGGTGGTGTGGACTTCACTGACCTAGTGATCACCCTCAAAGCCGCACAAGGTGACATTCCTGCAGTGGTTATCGCCTACGGACAATTCATTCAAACCATTATTGACTTCATCATTATTGCTTTTGCAATTTTCATGGGAATCAAAGCAGTTAACCGCCTCAAGCGCGAAGATAACGTGACCGAGGAAGCGCCGGCAGAACCACCAGCGCCGAGCAACGAGGAAGTGCTACTGAGCGAAATCCGTGACCTGCTTAAACAGCAAAATAAAAACTAA
- a CDS encoding ferredoxin--NADP reductase, with product MSARQEKFTRQTITSLHTWTPSLFSFRCTRDAGFRFTAGQFARLGVRKANGSIVWRGYSMVSSPFDEFLDFFSIVVPSGEFTSELSKLAVGDEILIEKQAHGFLTLDRFIDGKNLWMLATGTGLAPFLSMLQDFEVWQRFERIVLVYSVRSAEELAYRDLLDEILTREYVAEYAHKFTFVPVVTREQVPGCLGARITDLLTSGELEQHVDLPMEAERSRVLLCGNPEMVEDCRMLLQQRDMQLSLTRKPGAVAVENYW from the coding sequence ATGAGCGCGAGACAAGAAAAGTTCACCCGACAAACCATTACCAGCTTGCACACTTGGACGCCAAGTCTATTTAGTTTCCGTTGCACCCGTGATGCGGGGTTTCGTTTTACTGCGGGGCAGTTTGCCCGTTTAGGTGTGCGTAAAGCCAATGGGTCCATTGTTTGGCGTGGTTATTCGATGGTATCGAGCCCATTTGATGAGTTTTTAGATTTCTTCTCGATTGTCGTGCCCAGTGGTGAGTTTACCAGTGAGTTGAGTAAGTTGGCGGTGGGCGATGAAATTTTGATTGAAAAGCAGGCCCATGGTTTTTTAACCTTGGATCGCTTTATTGATGGTAAAAATCTGTGGATGTTGGCCACAGGCACGGGGCTGGCACCCTTTTTGTCAATGCTGCAAGACTTTGAGGTGTGGCAGCGTTTTGAGCGGATTGTCTTGGTTTATAGTGTGCGCTCGGCAGAAGAGCTGGCGTACCGCGATTTGCTCGATGAAATCTTAACCCGTGAATATGTCGCCGAATATGCACATAAGTTTACTTTTGTGCCAGTGGTGACCCGTGAGCAAGTGCCGGGCTGTTTGGGCGCGCGGATTACCGATTTACTGACCTCCGGTGAGTTGGAGCAGCATGTGGATTTACCGATGGAGGCGGAGCGCTCACGGGTATTGCTCTGTGGTAACCCTGAAATGGTTGAGGATTGCCGCATGTTGCTGCAGCAGCGCGATATGCAATTGTCCTTAACTCGCAAGCCCGGTGCTGTAGCAGTGGAGAACTATTGGTAG
- a CDS encoding methyltransferase, giving the protein MPILNTAYAQLDLKRYPEQHNSPLQAFDAADEYLLKHLSELSLSGHSRCLILNDNFGALAISLAEHMQVHSSGDSFLAHQALRNNLDHNQRPADAVQILQSEQAFQGPYDCVLIRVPKTLALLEEQLIRLQSHISDRTIIVAAGMIKHLPRSAGDLLERYIGPVQASLAEKKARLLFVTPTNIAQAQSPYPSSYELDKPKISLRNHAGVFCREALDIGTRFLLPHLPSGLGHAHVADLGCGNGVMAIVCALENPEAQLLLVDESYMAVQSAQENWQQALGQRPVTIYAGDGLGAVQPQTLDVVLCNPPFHQQQVVGDFLARRMLQQSHRALKPGGQLWVVGNRHLGYHITLKRMFSKVEQVAANAKFVIFKASK; this is encoded by the coding sequence ATGCCTATACTCAATACTGCCTATGCCCAGCTGGACTTAAAACGCTATCCGGAGCAGCACAATAGCCCGCTACAAGCTTTCGATGCTGCGGATGAATACCTACTTAAACACCTCAGCGAACTCTCTTTGAGCGGACACAGCCGCTGCTTGATCCTCAATGACAACTTTGGCGCTCTGGCCATCAGCCTCGCCGAGCACATGCAAGTGCACAGCAGCGGTGACTCATTTTTAGCCCACCAAGCTCTGCGCAATAACCTTGATCACAATCAACGCCCAGCAGATGCGGTACAGATTCTGCAATCTGAACAAGCGTTTCAGGGCCCTTATGATTGCGTACTGATTCGCGTACCCAAAACCCTAGCTCTGCTGGAAGAACAACTGATTCGCCTGCAAAGCCACATCAGCGACCGCACTATTATTGTTGCCGCAGGCATGATTAAGCACCTGCCACGCTCAGCAGGTGATTTGCTCGAACGCTATATTGGCCCAGTGCAAGCCAGCCTCGCGGAGAAAAAAGCCCGTTTACTATTTGTCACCCCCACCAACATAGCGCAGGCCCAATCACCTTACCCAAGCAGCTATGAGCTGGATAAGCCTAAAATCAGCTTACGCAACCATGCTGGCGTATTTTGCCGCGAAGCCTTGGATATTGGTACGCGTTTTCTGCTGCCACACTTACCGAGTGGCCTTGGTCATGCACACGTTGCCGATCTGGGTTGCGGTAATGGCGTAATGGCGATTGTCTGCGCCTTAGAAAATCCAGAAGCGCAGCTGCTGCTGGTGGATGAGTCGTATATGGCCGTGCAATCTGCGCAAGAAAACTGGCAGCAGGCACTGGGGCAGCGCCCGGTTACTATTTATGCCGGTGATGGACTGGGCGCGGTGCAACCACAAACGTTGGATGTAGTGCTGTGCAACCCGCCGTTTCACCAGCAACAGGTGGTGGGCGATTTTTTAGCACGGCGCATGCTCCAACAAAGCCACCGCGCGCTCAAGCCTGGCGGGCAATTATGGGTGGTCGGCAACCGTCATCTGGGTTACCACATCACTTTGAAACGTATGTTTAGCAAGGTTGAGCAAGTCGCAGCCAATGCGAAATTTGTCATTTTTAAAGCCAGTAAATAA
- a CDS encoding M48 family metallopeptidase, which yields MTTLHKGLALAGALLLTGCQAINTTGSSAVGVDRKQYMFSMLSTDEVNQSYAQMYQETLQQAQAKGKLDTRSNNAKRLQVIGQRLISQAGYFRPDARQWDWQVSLIDSPELNANCGPGGKIIFYSGIITKLKLTDDEIAAVMGHEIAHALREHSREAMSKAYGIEMAKLGLGAVLGVSQETIGLADTAVQYGMTLPNSRSAETEADLLGIELAARAGYNPNGAVSLWRKMEQVSQGAPAEFMSTHPSSSTRIATLEANIPKVMPLYEQARKR from the coding sequence TTGACGACTTTACACAAAGGTTTAGCGCTTGCCGGTGCGCTGCTATTAACGGGCTGTCAGGCCATCAATACCACAGGTTCCAGCGCGGTGGGGGTGGATCGTAAGCAGTATATGTTCAGTATGCTCAGCACCGATGAAGTCAATCAAAGCTATGCGCAGATGTATCAAGAAACACTGCAGCAGGCGCAAGCTAAAGGTAAGTTGGATACCCGCAGTAATAATGCCAAGCGCTTGCAGGTGATTGGCCAGCGCTTGATTAGTCAGGCCGGCTATTTTCGCCCCGATGCGCGGCAGTGGGATTGGCAAGTGAGCTTGATTGATAGCCCAGAGCTGAATGCCAATTGCGGCCCGGGCGGTAAAATTATTTTCTACAGCGGCATTATTACTAAGCTCAAGCTCACCGATGATGAGATTGCAGCAGTGATGGGTCACGAGATCGCCCACGCGCTGCGCGAGCACAGCCGCGAAGCCATGTCCAAGGCCTATGGTATTGAAATGGCTAAGCTGGGCTTGGGCGCTGTTTTGGGCGTGAGTCAGGAGACAATTGGTTTGGCTGATACCGCCGTGCAATACGGTATGACTTTACCCAACAGCCGCAGCGCCGAAACTGAAGCAGATTTATTAGGCATTGAGCTGGCAGCGCGGGCGGGCTACAACCCCAATGGTGCGGTCAGCCTGTGGCGCAAGATGGAGCAAGTCAGTCAAGGTGCACCTGCTGAGTTTATGAGTACTCACCCTTCGTCCTCGACGCGCATTGCCACCTTGGAAGCCAATATTCCTAAAGTAATGCCTTTGTACGAGCAAGCACGTAAGCGCTAA
- a CDS encoding methyl-accepting chemotaxis protein, whose translation MTFKSLSVSISVLAGSCVLAVVVALSSYALYSGKQTQASSEQRIQSLFAQSTEQHISAIAQQYGEQIKGQLQRPIAIAEDLARVNALLGMQNSLGNPQLLITRPEINHLLKATLEQNPDLLNAYIAWEPDALDASDDLYAGMPELGSDEDGRFVPWWYRDTNGAPKVELLPDPNSQSLLSNGVRAGEYYLCVQETKRSCVIDPAAYAMNGQTVLMSSFSAPILVDGDFMGIAGVDLSLEFIQTLLSQAQQQLYGGAAELALIASNGSLVASTSHPNELGRSASSLLSSQELTALKNLSSAAQYSEDASSGLIKVFLPLQLADSATQWTLYLQLPSALVQADLQAFSAATAEQQNHNVLVLTGIGVLVALLGLLAIVLMARGIARPLAQMADTLNDIAQGEGDLTRRLSSNRQDELGQIARGFNTFLDKLQSMMGQVVSSVQRVSDASENTADIAIQTSQGVRKQLTEMDLVATAVHEMSSTAQEVASNANQAAEATHNADMAAQNGKTTIMTTVSTINHLADEILRAVATVQHLEQEGEQINSVLVSIRSIAEQTNLLALNAAIEAARAGEQGRGFAVVADEVRNLALKTQQATEEIQEMIEQLQGGTHAAVQVMESSQQHTLDCVAHVQSAAGALDEITQAVSVIHQMNIQIASAAEEQSSVAEDINRNVSTIGSVADDVAQGAERTSSASTELTQLAEQQRRLINQFKI comes from the coding sequence ATGACGTTTAAATCCCTCTCTGTTTCTATTTCTGTTTTAGCCGGCAGCTGCGTCCTCGCTGTGGTCGTGGCGCTATCAAGCTACGCACTGTATTCCGGCAAGCAAACTCAAGCCAGTAGTGAGCAACGTATACAAAGCTTATTTGCCCAGTCCACTGAGCAACATATCTCTGCCATTGCTCAGCAATACGGCGAACAGATCAAAGGCCAACTGCAGCGCCCTATCGCCATTGCCGAAGATTTAGCGCGTGTAAATGCGTTACTGGGCATGCAAAACAGCCTCGGTAACCCGCAACTGCTGATTACCCGCCCAGAAATAAACCACCTGCTAAAAGCCACCCTTGAGCAAAACCCAGACCTACTCAATGCCTATATTGCTTGGGAGCCTGACGCCCTGGATGCCAGCGATGATCTGTATGCTGGCATGCCTGAGTTGGGCAGTGATGAGGACGGCCGTTTTGTGCCTTGGTGGTATCGCGACACCAACGGCGCGCCTAAAGTAGAGCTGCTGCCCGATCCAAATAGCCAATCCCTGCTGAGCAATGGTGTGCGTGCCGGTGAGTATTACCTCTGCGTGCAGGAGACCAAGCGCAGCTGTGTAATTGATCCTGCGGCCTATGCAATGAATGGCCAAACTGTGCTGATGTCATCTTTTAGCGCGCCCATTTTAGTGGACGGCGACTTTATGGGTATTGCCGGCGTTGACTTAAGCCTAGAGTTTATTCAAACCTTGCTCAGCCAAGCGCAGCAGCAATTGTACGGTGGCGCGGCAGAGTTGGCGCTCATTGCCAGTAACGGCAGTTTGGTGGCTTCAACCAGTCACCCCAATGAACTGGGCCGCAGTGCCAGCTCTTTGTTGAGCAGCCAAGAACTGACCGCTCTGAAGAATCTCAGTAGCGCAGCACAGTACAGTGAAGACGCCAGTTCGGGACTGATCAAAGTATTTTTACCCCTGCAACTGGCTGATTCAGCCACCCAGTGGACGCTCTACCTGCAACTGCCCAGCGCTTTAGTCCAGGCAGACTTACAGGCATTTAGCGCGGCAACAGCTGAGCAACAAAATCACAATGTGCTGGTACTTACCGGTATCGGTGTTTTGGTAGCCTTACTGGGATTATTGGCTATTGTGCTGATGGCCCGCGGTATTGCGCGGCCCTTGGCACAAATGGCGGATACTCTTAACGACATTGCCCAAGGCGAAGGTGACCTGACCCGCCGCTTAAGCAGTAACCGTCAAGATGAGCTGGGGCAAATTGCCCGAGGTTTTAATACGTTTCTCGACAAGCTGCAAAGCATGATGGGGCAAGTGGTGAGCTCGGTGCAAAGGGTCAGTGACGCTTCGGAAAACACCGCAGATATTGCTATCCAAACCAGTCAAGGTGTGCGCAAGCAGCTGACGGAAATGGATCTGGTGGCCACAGCGGTGCATGAGATGAGCAGTACCGCGCAAGAAGTTGCCAGCAATGCCAATCAAGCCGCTGAGGCGACGCATAATGCTGATATGGCGGCCCAAAACGGTAAAACTACGATTATGACCACGGTCAGCACTATTAATCATTTAGCCGATGAGATTCTCCGCGCAGTTGCTACGGTGCAACATCTTGAGCAAGAGGGCGAGCAGATTAATAGTGTTTTGGTGAGTATTCGGAGTATTGCTGAGCAGACCAATCTGTTGGCGCTGAATGCGGCGATTGAGGCGGCGCGCGCCGGTGAACAGGGCCGTGGTTTTGCCGTGGTGGCGGATGAGGTGCGTAATTTGGCGTTGAAGACGCAGCAAGCTACAGAGGAAATTCAGGAGATGATTGAGCAGTTGCAAGGCGGTACCCATGCTGCGGTGCAGGTGATGGAGTCTAGTCAGCAACATACTCTTGATTGTGTCGCCCATGTGCAAAGTGCGGCCGGTGCCTTAGATGAGATTACGCAAGCGGTGTCGGTGATTCATCAAATGAATATTCAGATTGCTAGTGCAGCTGAGGAGCAAAGCTCGGTTGCTGAGGATATTAATCGCAATGTCAGTACTATTGGCAGTGTGGCGGATGATGTGGCCCAAGGCGCTGAACGTACTTCTAGCGCCAGCACTGAACTCACGCAGCTTGCCGAGCAACAACGCCGGTTAATTAATCAGTTTAAGATTTAG
- the nadA gene encoding quinolinate synthase NadA: MTQISERILVQAHLAAKQVETLTPEQEAHYSERIIAELKAQNAVLVAHYYCDPIIQELAEKSGGCVADSLEMARFGSEHSAQTLVVAGVRFMGETAKILNPEKRILMPTLEATCSLDLGCPVKEFSEFCDQHPDRTVVVYANTSAAVKARADWVVTSSCALDIVETLMDNGEKILWAPDEHLGRYIQRETGADMLLWEGACIVHEEFKATQLAAMKAVYPDAAVLAHPESPTAVLELADVIGSTTQLIKATQELSNETFIVATDRGIFYKMQQLSPHKTFIEAPTAGEGAACRSCANCPWMAMNTLEAMLLSLQNGDNEITVDPALIPKAVRPLQRMLDFTRDAQIKLTGNA, translated from the coding sequence ATGACGCAAATTTCTGAACGTATTTTAGTTCAAGCACACTTGGCAGCGAAACAGGTTGAAACCCTGACGCCTGAGCAAGAAGCGCATTATTCTGAACGTATTATTGCTGAGCTTAAAGCCCAGAATGCGGTTTTAGTGGCGCATTACTATTGCGATCCTATTATTCAAGAATTAGCTGAGAAAAGTGGCGGCTGTGTGGCTGACTCGCTAGAAATGGCGCGTTTCGGCAGTGAGCACAGTGCGCAAACTTTAGTTGTGGCTGGGGTGCGTTTTATGGGGGAGACGGCAAAAATTCTCAACCCAGAAAAACGTATTTTGATGCCAACGTTAGAGGCTACTTGTTCGTTGGATTTAGGTTGTCCGGTTAAAGAGTTCTCGGAGTTTTGTGATCAGCATCCTGATCGTACTGTGGTGGTGTACGCCAATACCTCTGCGGCGGTTAAAGCCCGTGCAGATTGGGTGGTGACGTCGAGCTGTGCGCTGGATATCGTTGAAACTTTGATGGATAACGGTGAGAAAATTCTTTGGGCGCCGGATGAGCATTTAGGTCGCTACATTCAGCGTGAGACTGGAGCAGATATGTTGCTTTGGGAAGGCGCTTGTATTGTCCATGAGGAGTTTAAGGCGACGCAGTTGGCGGCAATGAAGGCTGTGTATCCAGATGCTGCGGTGCTGGCACACCCTGAATCGCCTACGGCGGTGCTGGAGTTGGCCGATGTGATTGGTTCGACTACGCAGCTGATTAAGGCGACTCAAGAGTTGTCTAATGAAACATTTATTGTGGCAACGGATCGTGGCATTTTTTATAAGATGCAACAGTTAAGTCCGCATAAGACTTTTATTGAAGCGCCCACTGCCGGTGAGGGTGCGGCTTGCCGTAGCTGTGCTAATTGCCCGTGGATGGCGATGAATACGCTGGAGGCGATGTTGCTAAGCTTGCAAAATGGTGACAATGAAATCACTGTTGATCCAGCTTTGATTCCTAAGGCTGTACGTCCTTTGCAGCGTATGCTCGACTTTACTCGTGATGCGCAGATCAAGCTGACGGGCAACGCTTAA
- the queC gene encoding 7-cyano-7-deazaguanine synthase QueC — MLTKRAVILLSGGLDSATVLAAARAEGYECYTMSFDYGQRHRSELAASRRISAALGAVEHKVIGIDLDGMGGSALTDSSLAIPESGADKTAAEDIPLTYVPARNTVFLSLALGWAEVLKAYDIFIGVNDVDYSGYPDCRMAFIQAFEKVANLATREGVEGRAFRIQAPLQSMSKAAIIRLGTQLGVDYALTVSCYQADNQGRACGVCDSCTLRKQGFLNADINDPTRYF; from the coding sequence GTGCTGACAAAGCGAGCGGTAATTTTATTATCCGGTGGTTTAGACTCGGCCACGGTATTGGCTGCAGCGCGTGCTGAGGGCTATGAGTGCTACACCATGAGTTTTGATTATGGTCAGCGCCACCGCAGTGAGTTAGCGGCATCACGGCGTATCTCTGCGGCGCTGGGTGCGGTTGAGCACAAGGTAATCGGCATTGATTTGGATGGCATGGGTGGTTCAGCCTTAACCGATAGCAGTTTGGCTATTCCCGAGAGTGGCGCAGACAAGACGGCTGCCGAGGATATTCCGCTGACCTATGTACCAGCCCGTAATACGGTATTTTTGTCGTTAGCCTTGGGTTGGGCGGAGGTGCTTAAGGCCTATGATATTTTTATCGGAGTCAATGATGTTGATTACTCCGGTTATCCAGATTGTCGGATGGCCTTTATTCAGGCATTTGAAAAAGTAGCTAACTTGGCCACCCGTGAGGGGGTTGAGGGGCGAGCCTTTCGTATTCAAGCGCCCCTGCAAAGTATGAGTAAGGCTGCTATCATTCGGCTTGGCACGCAGCTAGGGGTAGACTATGCGCTCACCGTTTCTTGTTATCAGGCTGATAATCAGGGGCGGGCATGTGGAGTCTGTGACAGCTGTACATTGCGAAAACAGGGTTTTTTAAACGCAGATATTAACGATCCAACACGATACTTTTGA
- the ybgF gene encoding tol-pal system protein YbgF, protein MKIIRPTLIALALSLPTLAVAAIPITDRSAYDAGTGQGMNGAVTGGGAAAPLSAQGQLFMQLQQMQQEIATLRGLLEEQQHELRQLRQENLERYQTLDSRLNASGSAAAPSASTASEQPAGDASQAAPQAAAAEADPEKEKLFYDASFDLIKARDFDKAQQAFTAFLRKYPNSQYAGNAQYWLGEVHLVQGDLQAAGKSFALVTHNYADHNKVPDALYKLADVERRLGNTDKARGILQQVVAQYPNSSAAQLAQRDIGKL, encoded by the coding sequence ATGAAAATTATCCGTCCAACCCTGATAGCTTTGGCCCTCAGCCTGCCAACTTTGGCAGTTGCTGCGATCCCGATCACTGATCGCTCAGCGTATGACGCTGGCACAGGTCAGGGCATGAACGGAGCCGTGACTGGAGGTGGTGCTGCGGCACCGCTTTCAGCTCAAGGTCAATTGTTCATGCAGTTGCAGCAGATGCAGCAAGAAATTGCCACCCTGCGCGGCCTGCTTGAAGAGCAGCAACATGAGCTGCGACAATTACGCCAAGAAAATCTTGAGCGTTACCAAACATTAGACAGTCGCTTAAATGCTTCTGGCAGCGCAGCAGCGCCCAGTGCATCCACGGCGTCTGAGCAACCCGCAGGCGATGCTTCTCAAGCAGCTCCGCAAGCGGCGGCCGCTGAGGCCGATCCTGAAAAAGAAAAGCTGTTTTATGATGCGTCTTTTGACCTGATTAAAGCCCGTGACTTTGATAAAGCGCAGCAGGCTTTTACCGCTTTTTTGCGCAAATATCCCAACAGTCAATACGCCGGTAATGCGCAGTATTGGTTGGGCGAAGTGCACTTGGTGCAAGGTGACTTGCAAGCTGCAGGTAAATCTTTTGCGCTGGTCACGCACAACTATGCTGATCACAATAAAGTACCTGATGCGTTATATAAGCTGGCTGATGTCGAGCGTCGCTTAGGCAATACCGATAAGGCCCGTGGTATTTTGCAGCAAGTGGTTGCGCAATACCCCAATAGTTCTGCGGCGCAATTGGCGCAGCGGGATATCGGTAAACTGTAA